TCCTCTTTCTGGATCTTGATCGCTTTAAGGACGTGAATGACCTCCACGGCCATTCTGCTGGAGACATTCTCCTGACTGAGGTTTCACGAAGACTGAAGGCGTCTGTGCGCAGGTCCGACATCGTGGCGCGCTTCGGAGGCGACGAATTCACCGTTACTCTTGTTTATATTGATGAACCCCGTGAGGCAGCCTTCATCGCCCGGAGGATCATCGAGTCCCTTACGGCTCCCTTTGATCTTGCCGGCAGTCAATGCTCGATCGGCGTCAGTATCGGCATAAGCATCTATCCCTCTGACGGTGACGACGCAGATACGTTGATGAAGAAGGCCGACGCCGCAATGTACCGGGTCAAGAAGCAGGGCAGGAGCGATTATCAGTTTTATGGAAGTGGGGAGAATGATCTCCTCAAGGTGCCGAGAGAAACCTCATGATCGCCTGGAGGAATTCGGCATGAAAGACAACCTCCTCCATCCCGGACTGCCGCTCATTCAGGAAGCTGACCTGAACGGGAAGGTTGTCCTTGTACGCTTTGACCATAACGTGGTCAAGAACGGTGAGATACGGGACCCCTACCGGATCGACCGAACGATAGGGACGCTTTTTAATATCGTGGAGAGGGGTGCCAGGCCGATACTCATGACCCATATCGGAAGGCCGAGAGAGAAGAAGACAGGAAGGATCGTCTGCAGGAATGATGAATCCGTTCAGCCCATCATCGAATATCTCGAGCAGAAACTCCACGCGCGATTTCATATCCCCGCATTTCCGATAGATCCTGAACGAGGTATCACAGGGATTGATACCTCGATTAACCTTGCCATACGGGAATTGAAGGAGAGGAAATTCGGGGGCATTTACCTTCCGAACACGAGGTGGTTCTTCGGAGAGGAGAGCGGAGGGGACATGAGCAGGAGCCTTGCACTGCAACTCGCCGGACTTGCCGACATCTATATCAATGACGCCTTTGGTTCATGGCAGCCTCACGCATCCACCTTTGACATTACCGATTACCTCCCTTCCTATGCCGGATTTCTGATGCAGCAGGAGATCTTGAACCTGAGCAGGGTCCTTAACCCTGAGAGGCCTTTTGTGGCCGTCGTTGCCGGGTCGAAATACGATACCAAGATAAAACCCCTCTCGGCGATCTATGAAAAGGTTGATCGCCTTATCCTCGGCGGAGTTATTTACAATACCCTCCTCTGCGCAAAGTATGACGTCAGGATCAAAGGGGTTTCCGATGATGACATTTCGCTCGCACGAGATCTCGTCGAAAAAGACAAGATCCATAAGAAGATCGTGGAACTTCCTGTCATCGTCGAGTCTGATGTCATGGAGGGACGGATTGAGGGCAGGTACAGGACGATCTCGATAAAGGACTTCAGACCGGGCAATTCATACGGCTATGTTCTCGATATCGATCCCCGGTCCTTTGAAGATCATCTCGTTGCCGAGGCGATCGGGACTGCAAAGACCATATTCGTCA
This genomic window from Thermodesulfovibrionales bacterium contains:
- a CDS encoding phosphoglycerate kinase, translating into MKDNLLHPGLPLIQEADLNGKVVLVRFDHNVVKNGEIRDPYRIDRTIGTLFNIVERGARPILMTHIGRPREKKTGRIVCRNDESVQPIIEYLEQKLHARFHIPAFPIDPERGITGIDTSINLAIRELKERKFGGIYLPNTRWFFGEESGGDMSRSLALQLAGLADIYINDAFGSWQPHASTFDITDYLPSYAGFLMQQEILNLSRVLNPERPFVAVVAGSKYDTKIKPLSAIYEKVDRLILGGVIYNTLLCAKYDVRIKGVSDDDISLARDLVEKDKIHKKIVELPVIVESDVMEGRIEGRYRTISIKDFRPGNSYGYVLDIDPRSFEDHLVAEAIGTAKTIFVNAVMGYTPHFTAGSQALDQTIDHNRHAMKMYGGGDTLQEFKDLCPGLYLSVMDNAKYYFFTGGGTVLTAIEQGSPYGLKPVQALIESKGKTS